The region CAGGTCTCTGACTGCCAGTTGTGAAATGTTTGCCAGGCCACTGGGCAGTGCCTGTCTGCCTCGTGATGGATTATGACCCTTTAAGCTGCCGAAGGGGGGAGGAAGGGTCATTGTTCCCTTCGTGTTGCCCAGACGGAAACAGATTATTAGCGCTTAGCTACCCTGCTGTGGAGTCTGAGCTTCTAAAGTGATATTTGGCCACATCCAGCTGGCAACTGAAGGCCAACGGgttggtttgttttctcagcttAACAGCTGGATCCTTCATGTTCTTTATGGTATAATGTTTAACACTAACACAGCACCTGCATGTTCGAGTTACCGGGCTCTAATTAAGGCATATTTTTCTACATTAGTGCAGTGAGTGCATTATATTGGATCTTAACAGAAGCTGTCTATTTGTATTTACGGTTCTGTTTTCAGAGTCTGCTAAAGATGCATCCAGATATGAGGTGAGCCGGTCTCAGTCTGACAGTCAGGCCAAGTCTTTGTTCTCCTACCGAAAAGAGCCCAGCTACTTTGAGATCCCAACGAAGGAGTTCCAGCAGCGACCTACCAAGAAACAGGAGTCGCAGGTTGAAGAGGTTCCAACAAAGGATACCTCAGAGCCCACTCAGATCATCCCCCCATCCCCAACACCACCTGTGGTCCAAAGCCACGCCTCCTTCACCATCGAATTTGATGAATGCACCCCAGGTAAAATGAAGATCAAAGACCACGTGACCAAGTTTGCTTTCCGCCAGTCGCGCAAGCAGCCTTCCACAGAGGTTGCTACCACACCTACGGAGGTGATGTCATCACAAAGCAAAGTAGCTGATTGGTTGGTCCAAAGCAACGCAAGTATGACGATGAGGAGAAGGTCCCAGGGTGAAAACTTGCATAGCACAAATAGCCTCTCCTCagatttgaaaataacaaatgGTAAGTCTCTTAAACAGTTAAAGTTTAGGAACCTTACTCTAAGTTGAAATGGTGTAATACTGTTTTTTGGGTTTCTTTCATCAGCAAACCGCTGTGAGAATGGTTCTTACAGTGATTCAGGACATCCTGCGGTTAACGGAGATGACTTCCTCCAATCAGAACCTCTGGATGTAGTGCATGCTTCTCCAAAAACTTCAAGGACTTCTCCAGATTTGGAGGAACTCTTGTCTCACTCTCCAACAGAATCACCATCCCTTTCCAGTCATGGCAAGTCCGAGCTTCAACAAACCTTTGTGATTGAAATTTTTGATGATAACTTACGAAAGAAGCGATCCCAGTCCTTCACAAATCCCACCGCCTCACCTGAGGCTGCAAGGCTTCGGCACCAGCAGGAGAAGTCAAGCAAGAGTTCAAGCCCTAATATGAGGGACATGGTGGGACATGTAGAACGACACGTCCCCCCTGCATCGTCCTCCACCACTCCCCCAACGCAGCGATTCACTATTCCTCTAAAGGACTCTGCTTTAACAGGGTTTCAAAGAGCTGGCTCGCTACGAAGGGAAAAGACAGAAGACCGAATCAGCACCGGCTTTTCCTCCCGCTCCTCTTCATCTGCATCTGTAAGACCCTTTAGCAGTGTCGGTCGGAAATCCAAACTCGCAAAAGAATTTACCGCCGAATTCCTCAAACAGAAGAACTCGTCTTCCAGCTGGGAGAAAATTGCTTCCAGTTCCCCTAAAGCTGCTCAGAGGAGGGCTGATGCAGTTTTCCAGTCTGATCAGACCTCCACAAGCCCTCCTCCACCTGATTTCCATCACCAGCATCAGACCTCTTCCCCAGTTAACCAGCCTGTTCCTCTGAAGACCCCCACCATGCCCACTCATAATGTGGAAGTCAGAAGTCCCAGAAACGAAGAGGAGGACAATCTGAGTGATACAGGAACCTACACCATTGAAGCAGATGTTCAAGATAAAGAGGTGGAAGAGGCACGAAGCAAGATTGACCAGGCAAGACGCTCCATCTAATTTATATTAATTCAGTAGAATAGTTGCTTATGACTAAAAATCACAGCATGTTGCATCAAACCCATAGCCTATATCTTTGTTATTCGCCAGCTTCCACTGCTGTCCTGCCCAGAGTGCTTCTAGGCTGTTCCATCTTCGTCATTCATACACTTAAAAACTTGCAATACCCTTTTTCCTGACAGGTGTTTGGTGTTGTTGAGAGTCCAGAACCAATGAACCAGAGTGACACAGAAACATCATTGACATTTAGGCCTGTTATTGATCAGGGCAGGGAGGAGGATAGGCAGAGTAGCTGTGGGGAGGTGATTCCAGCCCCAGAGCAGGGACATAGTCAGGTAAAGGTAACCTCCTCTGCTCAGGGTGGGATTGGtaaatggaaaaacattttaactttaactctAATTTAATGGATATTTTTAAAGCCGGCATGTAATGCTGTGTTGGTTTGGCTTCTTGatatttacttacttttttggtgtctcttttttaaatttggctcATCTTCCCTCACAGTGTCTGGGTTgggtgttttttattgtttgggcTTTCAAATTAACCAAATTTTAAGAACTAAATTTGTTTGCAGTCATACTACATACTAACAGACTGATCTGTCATCTGTTATCCAGACTGTGGAACTGTGTTTATCAAGTTTGCTGCTTcctaaatgctttttttcccctttttttctcttttttaattttttttaaagatgatgaaTAGTTGTATATTTTCTCACACAGGttcatccagcagctgctgggGTTCAGGGGGCTCCTAAGTGGATGTCTTGCTGGGCCAGCTTGGCAGACAGTTACACAGAATCTGGGCCTTCGTCTGGCCTCTTTGACGTCCCTTCACAGATGGAACTGTCAGGAGGGGGTAAGCCACCTGACGAGATATTGGTCTATTTGAAATGATAATGAGACACTCTGATGAATATGAATGATATTCAGTATGTGTGGTTAATATGCATTAAAACTGTTTACTTCAGCACGAGGTACCATCATCCATAAGACCGCACGCAGCCAGCACCAAAACAGCTCGGATGCTGATGACTCAAGGGCTCGACACATCCTGGCGCATGTCCCCCAGGAGGAGAGGAGTCACCTTCCAACTCCCAGTATTCATGTTCATTATAACCCCAATTCAACATTTGATGTGGAGAACCGTAGCTCAGCAGACCCCAGGTCTCAAGATGATGTACATAGGTTAAATGTGCAGGATGATGTAGAGCCTGACAGCCTGAGTGATGCCAGCAAATCAGATGATGGATCTAGCGTAGAGCTCAGCGGGAGACTGCTAACTGGTGCAGAAGAGAAGCTTAGACTCGCTGGCAAGTCTACAGCTTTCTACATCGGGCCAGAGGACGAGTCCAAACCACTCCGTGGAGGCTTAACGGAGAGCTCTCCCAAGTCTGAAAGTAAACATGTTAACAGAACTTTTTCTACAGCTACTctaaccaaacaaaaagacattcagGACTCTGAGACAGTCAGATCCACTGCATCACTGCCCATACTGGACCACAGGACACAGAGTCCAGAGAGTAAAGAAGCTGCAGCACCGTCAATAATCAGACAGGAGAGCTTCACCAAGGACAGGCCTAGCAATGCCGGACTGCCTAACATCTCCAGTCTTCCTGTTGAGAGAGATCCAGAACCTGGATTATTCCTGGGGGGCGGCAGTCAGGACACTCGTTCTTACCTCAGACAGACTGAGGATGTTCTGGCTGCTTTGGAGGCCAAACTCCAAGCAGGACAGTCGGGGGCCACTCCATCGCCCATCGTGGACTCGCTTTCCGGGGACTCTGATGTGGACACCTCCAGCACAGTCAGCCAACAGAGCAGTAAGACCAAGCCAAACTCACTGATGACACAGCCAGCTGCTGGTGGCCTGCACAGTGACAAGTTTTTTACTAACGTAGCTAGTCAAGACTCAAATCAGTCTGAAAAGCCTCATTCTTATGGattaaacagcagcaacaagactGAGCCTGTCAAGAAAACAGTTGGACTGAGACGTAGCATTGGGAAGTCCGGCTCTACAGACCTGAGCGACGACCCTCAGAGCTTACCTTATTCTGATCAGGAAAGCAGCAACAACCAAACGCAAAGAAAGTACACTGTGCCTCTTCAGAAGGACGATGGCAAGACATCCAAAGTGTTTCAGCTCTTGAATCGTACCAGCAGCTTGTCAGCCCCAAGACCCACCAGGGCTTCGATGCTCCGCCGGGCTCGTCTGGGAGAGGCCTCAGACAACGAGGGGACCGAAACTGACAAGTTGTCCCAAGAAGCAAACAACGCTCCTGGGAAGCAGCCCCAGGAGGCCAAGAAACTCTCCAGACTGGATATGCTGGCCATGCCTCGTAGGCGGACAGGTTCATTCAATACACACAGTGATACAGAGACGTCTTCTACCTCCCAGTGGGCAAACAGGGTCACAGGAGTTTTCAACCGCAGCACAGATTCGAGCGGCAGCTCCAATCAAAGGGCCTCCGTTGGAGTAAAGCCTGGGGAAAGGCCTCAAAAAGCAGCGCTCAGCAAAAACCCTGTAACCCGTTCACGCTCAACCAGTGCCAAATATGCCAGCAGCACAGCAAGTGAGTATAACATGAACAAATAACCAACATTgtaaaacatgaattattttatacCTGGATTAGAAGCAGGACAAAATTGTCAGAGTGGTGAGTTAGTTTGAGGTCACAGTTTCCGTGAGTGATGCCACTGTTTTGGTCttctggattattttttaatattattatttttaacaatccAAGGCTGGGTTCATGGTGGGATTTCACTAACATCTGGATCACtaactttactttaaaatcttcacaaatatatttgtttctCTTATCTACACAATGTACAtattaagatttttatttttattttgagggTATGCTGTCATGTTAGAGATTCACATGCTGGTTCTAACCTAAAATTAACCAAATATTTCTTGGGACCGTCAGTGTTTCCACCAACTGGTTCATATCCTGCACATACTGAATTGTGGATGTTATTTTTAACCTGATGAGAACGGAGGATAAGTTAGAGGTGTGGCAATGAGCACATCcacagcttttctgtttcttgcTCTGGGTAATTCATCTTTGAAGTACTtggtggtgttttgtttttttcttggagGTATCCTTTCATTGCAccttcttttctctcttgtttttcCGACCTTTCTATCCTCGTTTTCCGACCAATTCACAACGGCAAGGCTCTAGGAGGCGACAGAAAGGCTCTGACTATACCTCTACCTCAGATGAAGAGTACGACTCAAATTGGACCAGTCTTAAACACAAACGCTCCCAACCTTCCTCAGCTTCTCATAGCCCTCGCAGTCAGCCTCGACCCCAGCCGGTGGTCGCCCGTCATCCGAAACCGAGCAGCAGAGattctgaagaggagaaccaCGAGGGAGAGGCCTTCCACAGCTGGTCTGCACACAGCGCTGAGATTGCACGGTAAGAAATGCCACAATAAGTTCAAATCTTTTACAGTCATCCTTTGTTGCTAGAAATGATGTTATCATACATATAAGTGCAATTACCTATTAGCAGTATGTTTGAACCTACAGTAACTAAGAGCATAATTTGGATGCACATCTTCAGCAGGCGGATGACTTCAGATGATAGCACTCACTTGCAAAAAATAAGTGTCATGTTGCTTTTGTGATTACATCTTATTTTTCGTCTGTTTGGGCTGTCCTGTTAAAAAGCatcaatataaaataataatattgatcTTTTATgatcaatattattattattattattatgatagAAATTGTTCCTCGCCGGTCAGATGCAAGAAAATTAAACTGGGACTTGTAAGGAAAAAATCAAGAGTAAACAATAATTAATATAAACTCAAAAGCCCGTTCTCCTCTTTAATGTCTGGACACTTGccttatgtgtgtttgtgttgcatatTTCAGTGTCTCTGTCTTTGCAGCTGTAACTGATAACAGGCTTTGGTACATCTTATCTGTCCTACTGGCATACGGTCGACTTAATGTCCCAGAGGCAAtgagctttttctttattttctacatttctttGCATAATGTCTGTGCTTGCTCCtgtatttctctctctgctaGGCTGAGTCAAGACCTGGCCAAAGACCTGGCTATTTTAGCCAGAGAAATCCATGACGTAGCAGGTGATGGTGATCCACAAACCCCCGGAGTGGAGCACAGCGCTCCCGAGCAGGTATatcaaatatgcaaataaaagatGCAAATAGGACTGTGTTCACATCCAGAGGAAGCCAGAGTTCGACTTTATTCTTGTGCAGCCTTTTCACATAtcttcaggtttttctttgatttgacaaattgctaaaagaaaatattcagtaAGATTAATCTAATTTATAATATCAACATAATCAGCTGTGATTTTCagcagggaaaataaaaaagccaaatttatagaaatacaaaaaacaaatgcatattaATGCTTTCTTAACTCTTATTGCATGTTGGAGAatccaaatgttctcaatttcTTTCATAAATAAGTTTACTGCAGAATTACAAattcaacttttaaaatttgggcatttttaatctttctttatatttttatgggTAATACTTTCAAGTTTTTTATATACTTATTATATGTACGCTTGATGAGTTCATTATTATTACTACAAGttgtaaaaaacaatgtttggaTGAATTTAAAAGCATTAATTGGGTTTGAGGGCAGTTTTTATGTGCAGTCTTGGAGTTTTGAAGCATAAACCCAGGTGaataagattttttattttgctctaaaTGTTTGGTTCAGttatataacttttaaaattgcTTAAATAATTGTCTAAATTACTAAATAAGATGGCTGCTTCTTAAATGGGCAAAATGAGTTTTGTCTGCTGGTCTTTCTCCTGAAACTACCTTCCAAAGACTGATTGTGTTCCAGCAGGTTCCCCAGTCTGGACCCAACAGAGTCCAACCAAGTTCTGGACCAAGAAGGGAGCCTGAGCAGAGATCTGATCAAAACTTCAGGCATCTTTCTCGAAACGGAGACGAGGTTTGAAGCAGTGAgctgttttgcttcttctttaCATGCTCTCTCTCTTTCAGAGGGTAACTTTTCCTCTCCTGCAGGTCGTTGCGGACAGTTTGATGCTGAGTCCTGTGTATCAGGTCGCAGCGGCCATCAGAGGAAACACAGAGCAACTTGTTGACAAGATGAAGTAAGattcaaacaaactaaatcagaGATGCAGCCCCATGTTTATTCTGGCTTCGAAGCTTATTAATCTTATCCGATAATCAGATTCCACTGAGCATCTAATCTTATTGAAGACCAATAACTCAGTAAGTCTTCTCACAGACAATCTGACTcagattaaatatattttatcttttgtgtagattagatgcagttttctttgagcctttctcttttttttgcattatttttattctaacaaGAGATCAGAGGGTCCAAGTTGCATCTATAATATTTTGGGAacacaaatacagacagaaacttCATGACGGAGatatttaaaacagcttttttaatcAGTGCTGTTGGCATTATGCAGGCTGCTGTTCCAGGACAGGATGGATATCTGGGAAGAAACTGAGGCCAAGATTAAGTCTGACAGTGATGTTGCTGCTGGCAAGTCTTCCAACAAGGTGAGTgatgctctgtttgtttttaaagctcgtCGTTGCCAGGTGACAATATGCGTTTGAGCTTAGCCAGGTGTCTGTATTTCAGGAAGTTGCATCTATCCTGAAAGAACTTCGACGTGTTCAGATACAACTTGAGGGTGAGACATTAAACAGTATAAATTTTtaactttacagtttttaatgtgaatatcaagtttgttttttttcccctttatttcAGTCATTAATGCTGTCATGGAACCCAGCGGTACACTGGAAGCTACGAAGACGTCCTCCTCCAGAACTCCTCTGTCTCGAGACTGGAGGACGGTCCACTCTGTTTCCAAGCGTGGTGGCGGCCCGAGGCCCAGCGGGAGCGTCAGGAGAGCTGCTGTGACTCCAGACGACCTCAGGGAGGGATATATAGTCTGAGATCTgacttacacacacatacagaataCAGCCAGGGCTGAGCGCCTGCTGCAACCCCCCCACGAAACCAGGTGTTGGATGTCTGAGCAAATGAAACCAGACCGAAGGGGAAGTAAAACTTGATTTATAAATCTGTAGCCTCTTGTGCATTAAAGCAAACACACTACACTGTGGACACTCATAAAGTGGTGTTCTTGAGTCAGTAGGAAACACTTTTAAAGCACAACTAATGAGTGGCGTGTGTATCAGGTGATGATTTAAGGAAGTACCATGACATTTCAGTAAATCTCATCTTTAACAGGCCACAGTTATACTTGATTCTCTCTTTTACAAATTGTTTTCAATATTTGCCATTGATATGAccaatatatttaatttttatgaaGCGTTTGCTGCATCTATGTAGTTTGAGAAACAACCTGAGCATAATAGTCTCAgggaaatctttaaaaatgtgtttagtgGCAAATAATTCTACAGATGTTTGTGTACTTGTACCATCAGTGATTTCAATGgatttctttatatatttttccatgtcagtgtCTTTGTGTGCCACGTTTttgcagatcagatgaaaattatttatttttttcttttgtaagagacacaacaggatttttttttttgtgtgtgggagACTTGGTATCTTCTTGTGCCAGACCAGTGAATGTTATTTCACACAGTAGATAAACACTATTTAGTCCAGCCGGGGTTAGAAAACCTTCAGGAATGTGCAATCTGAACGGGAAGCACTGCCCGTTCTGCAGTTAAGCCACCTGGCGTTTTAAGGAAATGGCTGTAAAACACAACTGGGATGTTTTTGAGCGTTCCTGCTTCGAAACGTGTGTACTTGTGTCAAAAGCAGCCGGGGCATTGAAACTTTGATTTTCAGACTGACCTGACAAAAACCCATTGTAAAAGTTTTCTCTACATCACGTGATCTACTCACCAAACGTTATCAGAACAATGTGGTCAGTTTAAAACTCCCCGAGTCCCTTTGAGTCACGTGACAAGATAAGTAATGCTATTTTAAGGTTTGTTCAAAAGTAAATGTCAGAAGttatctatttttgtttctacaaGTTACCTCTCAGTCCAGTCTTTTGCACTAATGTAGTTCAACATTCTCCcttcctttttcctctcctgtGAGTGATTTGTAATAAACCTTTTCTGGTGAGGTtaaagcagagggaaaaaatgaaataaaaattcaacCAGTGGGCTTTTTGCCCCAAACAGATTGTACGTGTGGCTGGGAGGAAACCTCCAAGTGCCGTCTGGCTGTGTGAGACGAAGGGTTTGTTTACAAACTGAATGTTAGTCTGTCCTTCaaaatgtgctgctgctgctcctctgtggAAATTGGTTTCCAGTTGCTTATTTTACAATCAGAAAGTGTCAAACTTGTGTCCTTTTTTGTAATGCATTAAGTTTCTGTTTCCCCGTCTGTCCCCACACCCCCCTCACATGATTGGGTAGTGATCAACTGGtaggttttcctttttgtttttaatgtgtggtaaattatttgatttttctttcttcaaataAACGTGATCAACAAACTGTTTTGCCCCCCCCCCTGCTTTATTGTCACTGCCGTGCCACACTTTTCAATTCCTGAGCAAACAGAAGTCTGTAAAGctgaaatgaaagtaaaaacaggaactGTGCTGAGATATATTAAACAGCAGTGAGATCAGTTCGGTTTCAGCTACAAGCCAGAGAGGAAGAAACAACTCTGAGGCAGAGAAAAGGCTGTTATCTGTaagtttattcttttattgcCATGTTTCACGAGTTGGGGGAAAAGTCTCAAGCTcacacatttcctgtttttatcctGAAAGCGAGCTGTGCTTCAAAGGGGAAGATGACCTCGATGTACAGCAGCCTTCATGACAATTACGTTTCAAACAAAGGGGTAGGACAGCACTAAACCCGGCCAGAACTAATCACTCTGCTCCGTCcggttgtgttttcttttgttcctcacatgaagctgttttcatttgttagAGGAGGACCAGCTGTGTGACTCTAGCTGTGGTTTTGGGCTGTCTGACTGTCCTGGGTGTTATTCTTGCCATTGCTGTGCTGGAGAGGCCAGCAGCGCCAAAGGACCATGAGACTCTTCCTCAGGACACAGAAGGGGACAACTCCACTCACCAGTGCAGGTAAGAAGCCCTGAAAACACTCGTATTACCTGGCCTTTGCATTCAAAACTACAGTTACAGTCATTTGCATGTTCCGTCTCCTAGTATGTCCCTAGTGGAGAGCATTCCtgtgcatttaaaatataaagacaacGTGACATTCGGGATCCCACTGGAGCAGGTCTGGGAAGATCTGATCTCTGTTGCAACAAAGCGAGTGGAGGTGGCCTCTTTTTACTGGACTTTAACAGGAGAAGACATCAATGTTAACACCACC is a window of Kryptolebias marmoratus isolate JLee-2015 linkage group LG10, ASM164957v2, whole genome shotgun sequence DNA encoding:
- the cep170b gene encoding centrosomal protein of 170 kDa protein B isoform X5 — translated: MSVTSWFLVSSSGTRHRLPREMIFVGRDDCELMLQSRSVDKQHAVINYDPNTDEHMVKDLGSLNGTFVNDLRIPDQTYITLKLSDVIRFGYDAHVYILEKSQHKVPEEALKHEKYTSQLQLGLKSLEAKSREKQQLQRSNDAISNMKLQDKDERKAQSVTGPTDFPMSRPTPLYGQPSWWGEDEDQANAKQNRGGKMPEQETPESAKDASRYEVSRSQSDSQAKSLFSYRKEPSYFEIPTKEFQQRPTKKQESQVEEVPTKDTSEPTQIIPPSPTPPVVQSHASFTIEFDECTPGKMKIKDHVTKFAFRQSRKQPSTEVATTPTEVMSSQSKVADWLVQSNASMTMRRRSQGENLHSTNSLSSDLKITNANRCENGSYSDSGHPAVNGDDFLQSEPLDVVHASPKTSRTSPDLEELLSHSPTESPSLSSHGKSELQQTFVIEIFDDNLRKKRSQSFTNPTASPEAARLRHQQEKSSKSSSPNMRDMVGHVERHVPPASSSTTPPTQRFTIPLKDSALTGFQRAGSLRREKTEDRISTGFSSRSSSSASVRPFSSVGRKSKLAKEFTAEFLKQKNSSSSWEKIASSSPKAAQRRADAVFQSDQTSTSPPPPDFHHQHQTSSPVNQPVPLKTPTMPTHNVEVRSPRNEEEDNLSDTGTYTIEADVQDKEVEEARSKIDQVHPAAAGVQGAPKWMSCWASLADSYTESGPSSGLFDVPSQMELSGGARGTIIHKTARSQHQNSSDADDSRARHILAHVPQEERSHLPTPSIHVHYNPNSTFDVENRSSADPRSQDDVHRLNVQDDVEPDSLSDASKSDDGSSVELSGRLLTGAEEKLRLAGKSTAFYIGPEDESKPLRGGLTESSPKSESKHVNRTFSTATLTKQKDIQDSETVRSTASLPILDHRTQSPESKEAAAPSIIRQESFTKDRPSNAGLPNISSLPVERDPEPGLFLGGGSQDTRSYLRQTEDVLAALEAKLQAGQSGATPSPIVDSLSGDSDVDTSSTVSQQSSKTKPNSLMTQPAAGGLHSDKFFTNVASQDSNQSEKPHSYGLNSSNKTEPVKKTVGLRRSIGKSGSTDLSDDPQSLPYSDQESSNNQTQRKYTVPLQKDDGKTSKVFQLLNRTSSLSAPRPTRASMLRRARLGEASDNEGTETDKLSQEANNAPGKQPQEAKKLSRLDMLAMPRRRTGSFNTHSDTETSSTSQWANRVTGVFNRSTDSSGSSNQRASVGVKPGERPQKAALSKNPVTRSRSTSAKYASSTASSRRRQKGSDYTSTSDEEYDSNWTSLKHKRSQPSSASHSPRSQPRPQPVVARHPKPSSRDSEEENHEGEAFHSWSAHSAEIARLSQDLAKDLAILAREIHDVAGDGDPQTPGVEHSAPEQQVPQSGPNRVQPSSGPRREPEQRSDQNFRHLSRNGDEVVADSLMLSPVYQVAAAIRGNTEQLVDKMKLLFQDRMDIWEETEAKIKSDSDVAAGKSSNKEVASILKELRRVQIQLEVINAVMEPSGTLEATKTSSSRTPLSRDWRTVHSVSKRGGGPRPSGSVRRAAVTPDDLREGYIV
- the cep170b gene encoding centrosomal protein of 170 kDa protein B isoform X1, whose product is MSVTSWFLVSSSGTRHRLPREMIFVGRDDCELMLQSRSVDKQHAVINYDPNTDEHMVKDLGSLNGTFVNDLRIPDQTYITLKLSDVIRFGYDAHVYILEKSQHKVPEEALKHEKYTSQLQLGLKSLEAKSREKQQLQRSNDAISNMKLQDKDERKAQSVTGPTDFPMSRPTPLYGQPSWWGEDEDQANAKQNRGGKMPEQETPESAKDASRYEVSRSQSDSQAKSLFSYRKEPSYFEIPTKEFQQRPTKKQESQVEEVPTKDTSEPTQIIPPSPTPPVVQSHASFTIEFDECTPGKMKIKDHVTKFAFRQSRKQPSTEVATTPTEVMSSQSKVADWLVQSNASMTMRRRSQGENLHSTNSLSSDLKITNANRCENGSYSDSGHPAVNGDDFLQSEPLDVVHASPKTSRTSPDLEELLSHSPTESPSLSSHGKSELQQTFVIEIFDDNLRKKRSQSFTNPTASPEAARLRHQQEKSSKSSSPNMRDMVGHVERHVPPASSSTTPPTQRFTIPLKDSALTGFQRAGSLRREKTEDRISTGFSSRSSSSASVRPFSSVGRKSKLAKEFTAEFLKQKNSSSSWEKIASSSPKAAQRRADAVFQSDQTSTSPPPPDFHHQHQTSSPVNQPVPLKTPTMPTHNVEVRSPRNEEEDNLSDTGTYTIEADVQDKEVEEARSKIDQVFGVVESPEPMNQSDTETSLTFRPVIDQGREEDRQSSCGEVIPAPEQGHSQVHPAAAGVQGAPKWMSCWASLADSYTESGPSSGLFDVPSQMELSGGARGTIIHKTARSQHQNSSDADDSRARHILAHVPQEERSHLPTPSIHVHYNPNSTFDVENRSSADPRSQDDVHRLNVQDDVEPDSLSDASKSDDGSSVELSGRLLTGAEEKLRLAGKSTAFYIGPEDESKPLRGGLTESSPKSESKHVNRTFSTATLTKQKDIQDSETVRSTASLPILDHRTQSPESKEAAAPSIIRQESFTKDRPSNAGLPNISSLPVERDPEPGLFLGGGSQDTRSYLRQTEDVLAALEAKLQAGQSGATPSPIVDSLSGDSDVDTSSTVSQQSSKTKPNSLMTQPAAGGLHSDKFFTNVASQDSNQSEKPHSYGLNSSNKTEPVKKTVGLRRSIGKSGSTDLSDDPQSLPYSDQESSNNQTQRKYTVPLQKDDGKTSKVFQLLNRTSSLSAPRPTRASMLRRARLGEASDNEGTETDKLSQEANNAPGKQPQEAKKLSRLDMLAMPRRRTGSFNTHSDTETSSTSQWANRVTGVFNRSTDSSGSSNQRASVGVKPGERPQKAALSKNPVTRSRSTSAKYASSTASSRRRQKGSDYTSTSDEEYDSNWTSLKHKRSQPSSASHSPRSQPRPQPVVARHPKPSSRDSEEENHEGEAFHSWSAHSAEIARLSQDLAKDLAILAREIHDVAGDGDPQTPGVEHSAPEQQVPQSGPNRVQPSSGPRREPEQRSDQNFRHLSRNGDEVVADSLMLSPVYQVAAAIRGNTEQLVDKMKLLFQDRMDIWEETEAKIKSDSDVAAGKSSNKEVASILKELRRVQIQLEVINAVMEPSGTLEATKTSSSRTPLSRDWRTVHSVSKRGGGPRPSGSVRRAAVTPDDLREGYIV